The following proteins are encoded in a genomic region of Rattus rattus isolate New Zealand chromosome 2, Rrattus_CSIRO_v1, whole genome shotgun sequence:
- the Mia gene encoding melanoma-derived growth regulatory protein: protein MVPAGEQPWGVGGGKIWFGAETGSRTLVSLIFSPEGGQEEPGGSSLGHLKSMMVCSPVLLGIVILSVFSGLSRADRAMPKLADRKLCADEECSHPISMAVALQDYVAPDCRFLTIYRGQVVYVFSKLKGRGRLFWGGSVQGDYYGDLAARLGYFPSSIVREDLTLKPGKVDMKTDKWDFYCQ, encoded by the exons ATGGTACCGGCTGGAGAACAAccttggggagtgggtgggggtaaAATTTGGTTCGGGGCGGAGACAGGATCAAGAACACTGGTTTCTTTGATATTCAGcccagagggagggcaggaggagccTGGAGGCTCCTCACTTGGTCATTTGAAGTCCATGATGGTGTGCTCCCCAGTGCTCCTTGGTATCGTCATCTTGTCTGTTTTTTCAGGGCTCAGCAGGGCTGATCGAGCCATGCCCAAACTGGCTGACCGGAAGCTGTGTGCAGATGAGGAGTGTAGCC atCCTATCTCCATGGCTGTGGCCCTTCAGGACTACGTGGCCCCTGATTGCCGCTTCTTGACTATATACAGGGGCCAAGTGGTGTATGTCTTCTCCAAGTTGAAAGGCCGTGGGCGGCTTTTCTGGGGAGGCAGT GTGCAGGGAGATTACTATGGAGACCTGGCAGCCCGCCTGGGCTATTTCCCCAGTAGCATTGTCCGGGAGGACCTGACTCTGAAACCTGGCAAAGTCGATATGAAGACAGAT AAATGGGATTTCTACTGTCAATGA
- the Rab4b gene encoding ras-related protein Rab-4B isoform X2 produces MAETYVKQDSNHTIGVEFGSRVVNVGGKTVKLQIWDTAGQERFRSVTRSYYRGAAGALLVYDITSRETYNSLAAWLTDARTLASPNIVVILCGNKKDLDPEREVTFLEASRFAQENELMFLETSALTGENVEEAFLKCARTILNKIDSGELDPERMGSGIQYGDISLRQLRQPRSAQAVAPQPCGC; encoded by the exons ATGGCTGAGACCTACG TCAAACAGGACTCCAACCACACTATTGGCGTGGAGTTTGGATCCAGGGTTGTCAACGTTGGGGGGAAGACTGTGAAGCTACAGATTTGGGATACTGCTGGCCAGGAGCGGTTTCG GTCGGTGACACGGAGTTATTACCGAGGGGCAGCTGGAGCCCTGCTGGTGTACGACATCACCAG CCGGGAGACATACAACTCGCTAGCTGCTTGGCTGACCGATGCCCGGACGCTGGCCAGCCCCAACATCGTGGTCATCCTCTGTGGCAACAAGAAGGACCTGGATCCCGAGCGTGAGGTCACTTTCCTAGAGGCTTCCCGCTTTGCTCAGGAGAATG agctgatGTTCCTGGAGACCAGCGCTCTCACGGGTGAAAACGTGGAAGAAGCTTTCCTGAAGTGCGCACGCACCATCCTCAACAAGATCGACTCAG GTGAACTAGATCCGGAGAGGATGGGCTCAGGCATTCAGTATGGTGACATATCTCTTCGTCAGCTGCGGCAGCCTCGCAGTGCCCAGGCCGTGGCCCCTCAGCCCTGTGGCTGCTGA
- the Rab4b gene encoding ras-related protein Rab-4B isoform X1 encodes MAETYDFLFKFLVIGSAGTGKSCLLHQFIENKFKQDSNHTIGVEFGSRVVNVGGKTVKLQIWDTAGQERFRSVTRSYYRGAAGALLVYDITSRETYNSLAAWLTDARTLASPNIVVILCGNKKDLDPEREVTFLEASRFAQENELMFLETSALTGENVEEAFLKCARTILNKIDSGELDPERMGSGIQYGDISLRQLRQPRSAQAVAPQPCGC; translated from the exons ATGGCTGAGACCTACG ACTTCCTCTTCAAATTCCTGGTGATTGGCAGTGCCGGAACTGGCAAATCATGTCTCCTCCATCAGTTTATTGAGAATAAGT TCAAACAGGACTCCAACCACACTATTGGCGTGGAGTTTGGATCCAGGGTTGTCAACGTTGGGGGGAAGACTGTGAAGCTACAGATTTGGGATACTGCTGGCCAGGAGCGGTTTCG GTCGGTGACACGGAGTTATTACCGAGGGGCAGCTGGAGCCCTGCTGGTGTACGACATCACCAG CCGGGAGACATACAACTCGCTAGCTGCTTGGCTGACCGATGCCCGGACGCTGGCCAGCCCCAACATCGTGGTCATCCTCTGTGGCAACAAGAAGGACCTGGATCCCGAGCGTGAGGTCACTTTCCTAGAGGCTTCCCGCTTTGCTCAGGAGAATG agctgatGTTCCTGGAGACCAGCGCTCTCACGGGTGAAAACGTGGAAGAAGCTTTCCTGAAGTGCGCACGCACCATCCTCAACAAGATCGACTCAG GTGAACTAGATCCGGAGAGGATGGGCTCAGGCATTCAGTATGGTGACATATCTCTTCGTCAGCTGCGGCAGCCTCGCAGTGCCCAGGCCGTGGCCCCTCAGCCCTGTGGCTGCTGA
- the Egln2 gene encoding egl nine homolog 2 — protein sequence MDSPCQPQALNQALPQLPGSVSESLEPSRARMGVESYLPCPLLPSYHRSGASGEASAGNGTPRTTATATTTTASPLREGFGGQDGGELWPLQSEGAAALVTKECQRLAAQGARPEAPKRKWAKDGGDAPSPSKRPWARQENQEAKGESGVGCDSGGGSSNSTTHSSGEASARLREEAQPSAPERLALDYIVPCMRYYGICVKDNFLGAVLGGRVLAEVEALKWGGRLRDGQLVSQRAIPPRSIRGDQIAWVEGHEPGCRSIGALMAHVDAVIRHCAGRLGNYVINGRTKAMVACYPGNGLGYVRHVDNPHGDGRCITCIYYLNQNWDVKVHGGLLQIFPEGRPVVANIEPLFDRLLIFWSDRRNPHEVKPAYATRYAITVWYFDAKERAAARDKYQLASGQKGVQVPVSQPATPT from the exons ATGGACAGCCCGTGCCAGCCGCAGGCCCTGAATCAAGCTCTCCCTCAGTTGCCAGGGTCTGTGTCAGAGTCCTTGGAGCCTAGCCGAGCCAGGATGGGGGTGGAGAGTtacctgccctgccctctgctcccCTCCTACCACCGTTCAGGAGCATCTGGGGAAGCCTCGGCTGGCAACGGGACCCCCAGAACCACAGCCACTGCTACTACTACCACTGCCAGTCCCCTGCGGGAGGGCTTTGGTGGGCAGGATGGTGGTGAGCTGTGGCCACTGCAGAGTGAAGGTGCTGCTGCGCTGGTCACCAAGGAGTGCCAGCGACTGGCGGCCCAGGGTGCCCGACCTGAGGCCCCCAAACGGAAGTGGGCCAAGGATGGTGGGGATGCCCCTTCACCCAGCAAGCGACCGTGGGCCAGGCAAGAGAACCAGGAGGCCAAGGGGGAAAGTGGTGTGGGCTGTGACAGCGGTGgcggcagcagcaacagcactACCCATAGCAGTGGCGAGGCAAGTGCTAGGCTGAGGGAGGAAGCCCAGCCCTCTGCACCTGAGCGCCTGGCCCTGGACTATATTGTGCCTTGCATGCGGTACTATGGTATCTGCGTCAAGGACAACTTCTTGGGGGCAGTACTGGGTGGCCGTGTGCTGGCTGAGGTGGAAGCCCTGAAGTGGGGCGGGCGTCTACGTGATGGGCAACTAGTGAGCCAGCGGGCGATCCCACCGCGCAGCATTCGTGGGGACCAGATTGCCTGGGTAGAAGGCCATGAGCCAGGCTGCCGGAGCATTGGTGCCCTCATGGCTCATGTGGACGCAGTAATCCGCCACTGTGCAGGGCGGCTGGGCAACTACGTCATCAATGGGCGCACCAAG GCCATGGTGGCGTGCTACCCAGGCAATGGGCTCGGGTACGTGAGGCATGTTGACAATCCCCACGGCGATGGGCGCTGCATCACCTGTATCTATTACCTGAATCAGAACTGGGATGTTAAG GTGCATGGCGGCCTGCTGCAGATCTTCCCTGAGGGTCGGCCAGTGGTAGCCAACATCGAGCCACTCTTTGACCGGTTGCTCATTTTCTGGTCTGACCGACGGAATCCACATGAGGTGAAGCCAGCCTATGCCACCAG GTACGCCATCACTGTCTGGTATTTTGATGCCAAGGAGCGGGCAGCAGCCAGAGACAAGTATCAGCTAG CATCGGGACAGAAAGGTGTTCAAGTACCCGTGTCACAGCCAGCTACACCTACCTAA
- the LOC116892442 gene encoding cytochrome P450 2F2-like isoform X2, with translation MVTCEATLLLLLILTLMLMSWGWLAHRARARMQKDLPPGPAPLPLLGNLLQLQSGHLDRVLMELSRRWGPVFTVWLGPRPAVVLSGYAALRDALVLQADAFSGRGSMAVFERFTHGNGAPFDPRQLLDNAVSNVICTVVFGKRYNYGDPEFLRLLDLFSDNFRIMSSRWGETYNMFPSFMDWIPGPHHRIFKNFQELRLFISEQIQWHRQSRQTGEPRDFIDCFLEQMDKEHQDPESHFQDETLVMTTHNLFFGGTETTSTTLRYGLLIMLKYPEVAAKVQEELDATVGRTRAPSLADRARLPYTNAVLHEIQRFISVLPLGLPRALTRDVNLRNHFLHKGTFIIPLLVSAHRDPTQFKDPDHFNPTNFLDDQGEFQNNDAFMPFAPGKRMCLGAGLARSEIFLFLTAILQKFSLLPVGSPADIDLTPQCTGLGNVPPAFQLRLVAR, from the exons ATGGTCACCTGTGAGGCAacgcttctgctgctgctgattctAACGCTAATGCTTATGTCGTGGGGCTGGTTGGCCCACCGAGCTCGAGCTCGGATGCAGAAAGACTTGCCCCCTGGGCCTGCACCGCTTCCCTTGCTGGGGAACTTGTTGCAGCTACAGTCTGGACACTTGGACCGTGTGCTCATGGAG CTCTCCAGACGCTGGGGCCCAGTGTTCACCGTGTGGCTGGGCCCGCGCCCTGCAGTGGTGCTGAGCGGCTATGCGGCGCTGCGGGATGCATTAGTACTGCAGGCAGATGCTTTCTCTGGCCGCGGGTCTATGGCTGTCTTCGAACGCTTCACCCACGGAAATG GAGCTCCATTTGACCCTCGGCAGCTACTGGACAACGCTGTATCCAATGTCATTTGTACTGTGGTCTTCGGAAAGCGCTACAACTATGGAGACCCAGAGTTCCTGAGGCTCCTGGACCTCTTCAGTGACAATTTCCGTATCATGAGTTCCCGATGGGGTGAG ACATACAACATGTTCCCATCCTTCATGGACTGGATCCCTGGTCCCCACCACCGAATCTTCAAAAATTTCCAAGAGCTCCGGCTCTTCATCTCTGAGCAAATTCAGTGGCACCGGCAGTCGCGACAGACTGGGGAGCCCCGTGACTTCATTGATTGTTTCCTCGAACAAATGGATAAG GAACATCAGGACCCGGAAAGCCATTTCCAGGATGAGACGCTGGTGATGACTACTCACAATCTTTTCTTTGGTGGCACGGAGACCACAAGCACCACTCTGCGTTATGGGCTCCTCATTATGCTCAAGTACCCTGAGGTGGCAG CCAAGGTGCAAGAGGAGCTGGATGCCACTGTAGGCCGGACCCGTGCCCCTAGCCTAGCAGACCGTGCCCGCCTGCCCTACACCAATGCGGTGCTGCATGAGATCCAGCGCTTCATCAGCGTGCTACCACTGGGACTGCCTCGGGCCCTCACCCGAGACGTAAACCTCAGGAACCATTTCCTGCACAAG GGCACCTTCATCATTCCCTTGCTTGTGTCTGCACATCGGGATCCCACCCAATTCAAGGACCCTGACCACTTCAATCCCACCAATTTCCTGGATGACCAGGGCGAGTTCCAGAACAACGACGCCTTCATGCCCTTTGCCCCAG GAAAGCGGATGTGCCTGGGTGCTGGCCTAGCCCGCTCTGAGATCTTCCTCTTCCTGACGGCTATCCTGCAGAAGTTCTCCCTGCTCCCTGTGGGAAGTCCTGCCGACATCGACCTTACTCCACAGTGCACTGGTCTAGGCAATGTGCCCCCAGCCTTCCAGCTCCGCTTGGTGGCCCGCTGA
- the LOC116892442 gene encoding cytochrome P450 2F3-like isoform X1 encodes MVTCEATLLLLLILTLMLMSWGWLAHRARARMQKDLPPGPAPLPLLGNLLQLQSGHLDRVLMELSRRWGPVFTVWLGPRPAVVLSGYAALRDALVLQADAFSGRGSMAVFERFTHGNGIVFSNGPRWRTLRNFALGALKEFGVGTSTIEERILEETACVLDEFQATMGAPFDPRQLLDNAVSNVICTVVFGKRYNYGDPEFLRLLDLFSDNFRIMSSRWGETYNMFPSFMDWIPGPHHRIFKNFQELRLFISEQIQWHRQSRQTGEPRDFIDCFLEQMDKEHQDPESHFQDETLVMTTHNLFFGGTETTSTTLRYGLLIMLKYPEVAAKVQEELDATVGRTRAPSLADRARLPYTNAVLHEIQRFISVLPLGLPRALTRDVNLRNHFLHKGTFIIPLLVSAHRDPTQFKDPDHFNPTNFLDDQGEFQNNDAFMPFAPGKRMCLGAGLARSEIFLFLTAILQKFSLLPVGSPADIDLTPQCTGLGNVPPAFQLRLVAR; translated from the exons ATGGTCACCTGTGAGGCAacgcttctgctgctgctgattctAACGCTAATGCTTATGTCGTGGGGCTGGTTGGCCCACCGAGCTCGAGCTCGGATGCAGAAAGACTTGCCCCCTGGGCCTGCACCGCTTCCCTTGCTGGGGAACTTGTTGCAGCTACAGTCTGGACACTTGGACCGTGTGCTCATGGAG CTCTCCAGACGCTGGGGCCCAGTGTTCACCGTGTGGCTGGGCCCGCGCCCTGCAGTGGTGCTGAGCGGCTATGCGGCGCTGCGGGATGCATTAGTACTGCAGGCAGATGCTTTCTCTGGCCGCGGGTCTATGGCTGTCTTCGAACGCTTCACCCACGGAAATG GCATAGTGTTTTCTAATGGGCCGCGTTGGCGCACGCTTCGCAACTTTGCACTTGGAGCACTGAAGGAGTTTGGCGTGGGTACGAGTACCATTGAGGAGCGCATCCTGGAGGAGACGGCATGTGTGCTGGACGAATTTCAAGCCACCATGG GAGCTCCATTTGACCCTCGGCAGCTACTGGACAACGCTGTATCCAATGTCATTTGTACTGTGGTCTTCGGAAAGCGCTACAACTATGGAGACCCAGAGTTCCTGAGGCTCCTGGACCTCTTCAGTGACAATTTCCGTATCATGAGTTCCCGATGGGGTGAG ACATACAACATGTTCCCATCCTTCATGGACTGGATCCCTGGTCCCCACCACCGAATCTTCAAAAATTTCCAAGAGCTCCGGCTCTTCATCTCTGAGCAAATTCAGTGGCACCGGCAGTCGCGACAGACTGGGGAGCCCCGTGACTTCATTGATTGTTTCCTCGAACAAATGGATAAG GAACATCAGGACCCGGAAAGCCATTTCCAGGATGAGACGCTGGTGATGACTACTCACAATCTTTTCTTTGGTGGCACGGAGACCACAAGCACCACTCTGCGTTATGGGCTCCTCATTATGCTCAAGTACCCTGAGGTGGCAG CCAAGGTGCAAGAGGAGCTGGATGCCACTGTAGGCCGGACCCGTGCCCCTAGCCTAGCAGACCGTGCCCGCCTGCCCTACACCAATGCGGTGCTGCATGAGATCCAGCGCTTCATCAGCGTGCTACCACTGGGACTGCCTCGGGCCCTCACCCGAGACGTAAACCTCAGGAACCATTTCCTGCACAAG GGCACCTTCATCATTCCCTTGCTTGTGTCTGCACATCGGGATCCCACCCAATTCAAGGACCCTGACCACTTCAATCCCACCAATTTCCTGGATGACCAGGGCGAGTTCCAGAACAACGACGCCTTCATGCCCTTTGCCCCAG GAAAGCGGATGTGCCTGGGTGCTGGCCTAGCCCGCTCTGAGATCTTCCTCTTCCTGACGGCTATCCTGCAGAAGTTCTCCCTGCTCCCTGTGGGAAGTCCTGCCGACATCGACCTTACTCCACAGTGCACTGGTCTAGGCAATGTGCCCCCAGCCTTCCAGCTCCGCTTGGTGGCCCGCTGA